Proteins encoded together in one Halalkaliarchaeum sp. AArc-CO window:
- a CDS encoding non-histone chromosomal MC1 family protein — protein MVREDGKRNFALREEGGDEPSVFSGNTPRQAALKAARRLEPAPSEDAADPEELRLREKGTDKVHIYEGWAWEEEAPDNSPDWMPEEITEANVSKEGIEHLEE, from the coding sequence ATGGTACGTGAAGATGGTAAGCGCAATTTCGCACTTCGAGAGGAAGGTGGAGACGAACCGAGCGTGTTCTCGGGGAACACTCCTCGACAGGCAGCACTCAAGGCTGCCCGACGGCTCGAGCCGGCACCCAGCGAGGACGCCGCCGATCCCGAGGAACTCAGACTCCGCGAGAAAGGGACCGACAAAGTCCACATCTACGAAGGCTGGGCCTGGGAAGAGGAGGCGCCGGACAACAGTCCCGACTGGATGCCCGAGGAGATCACCGAGGCAAACGTCTCCAAAGAGGGCATCGAACACCTCGAAGAGTAG